A window of Candidatus Poribacteria bacterium genomic DNA:
CTGTGCATCTGTAGCAGAGCTTGTTATATTTTTCTCAGGGTTTGCTCTGGATATGGAACTCGTAGAAAAATATCGAGTCACTTGAAAACGCTACAAACACAAACGAATTGTCCAAAATTTGGTGATTAACGCAAGAACACTACCAGGGCGATTGACGTTCCCTTCATTAATACCAATCGGCCAAAATCTAAATGTGCGAAACTCTCGTACATATTTGTAATTTCCAAGGGAGGTTTTTATTGTGGCTCAAACAACACCATCAAGCGATCGATCCGGATCGCGTATCCTAACCAACATACTGGTAATCATTATCGTTGCAGCGATTGCCGGTGTCCTTGTATGGACGTTGAAACCAACCCCTGAGCCTGTCCCAGGTCCCAGTGCTCCAAGTTTTGGATTTGACAAAGAATCAGACAAACTCCAAGTTGGATTTGTTCTGGTGGGACCAACGTCAGATTGGGGCTTTAATTACCAGCACAACCAAGGGAGGCTTGCTATGGAAGCGAGACTCCGACATAAGGTTCACACCGTGGTTGCTGAGAACATCCCCGAGACTGCAGAAGCAGAGCGAATCATGCAGCGTATGATCGACGAAGGGGCGGAGCTCATCTACGCAACTTCCTACGGTTACCTTGAGTCAGCTTTACGAGTGGCAGAGAAGAATCCGAGCGTGACATTTATGCACTGTTTGGGCGGTAAACAGGCCACAAATCTTGGAACCTATGGTTCTAACATGTGGGAGGTAGCGTATGTCGCCGGTGTTGCCGCCGCCATGACATCAAAGGAAAATACCCAATTCGGCTTTGTAACATCGCATCCGATTCCGCCAGTGCTTTGGATAATTAATGCCTTTGCATTAGGAGCGCAGAGTGTCAACAAGGATATCACTGTTGACACGATTTTCACCAATAGTTGGTACAATCCAGCTGCTGAAACTGAAGCGGTAAATGGTCTTGTCAGTAAAGGCATCGGATTAGTCTATATCTTGGTCGACAGTGGAATTGCTGGAGTCCAAGCTTCTGAACGGGCTGGCATCTACTCTCTTTCACAACATGCTGATCTCTCAAGTTTTGCGCCAAAAGGATGGATAACCGGGTCTGTTTGGGGTTGGACAAATCTCTACGAGAATGTTACAAGATCGGTCATTGACAAAACTTGGAAAAGCGGTCATATTAGTGGTGGATTAAAAGAGGGCTATGCTGA
This region includes:
- a CDS encoding BMP family ABC transporter substrate-binding protein, which produces MAQTTPSSDRSGSRILTNILVIIIVAAIAGVLVWTLKPTPEPVPGPSAPSFGFDKESDKLQVGFVLVGPTSDWGFNYQHNQGRLAMEARLRHKVHTVVAENIPETAEAERIMQRMIDEGAELIYATSYGYLESALRVAEKNPSVTFMHCLGGKQATNLGTYGSNMWEVAYVAGVAAAMTSKENTQFGFVTSHPIPPVLWIINAFALGAQSVNKDITVDTIFTNSWYNPAAETEAVNGLVSKGIGLVYILVDSGIAGVQASERAGIYSLSQHADLSSFAPKGWITGSVWGWTNLYENVTRSVIDKTWKSGHISGGLKEGYAELAPFGPAVSGEAQQRARELSAKIAARELEVFAGPIYDTNGTERVPAGESLPVDQVLSMDWGVQGVRGLPNR